Proteins found in one Mesorhizobium sp. CAU 1732 genomic segment:
- a CDS encoding GNAT family N-acetyltransferase — MVANEITIRVATPADLEPLSVLIAASYATLGEAAYDREKLAAAMPLMSRANPTLLASGTYFIAETDGQIAGCGGWTFEKPGNGERVDGIAHIRHFATHPAHHRKGVARLLLQRCLDEAARAGATIMKSQSTLLAEPFYASAGFRRVRPIDVEMSPGIVLPVVEMERSLP; from the coding sequence ATGGTTGCCAACGAAATCACGATCCGCGTTGCCACGCCCGCTGACCTGGAGCCGCTTTCCGTCCTGATCGCCGCCTCCTACGCGACGTTGGGCGAGGCCGCATACGATCGCGAGAAACTCGCGGCCGCAATGCCGCTGATGTCGCGCGCCAATCCGACCCTGCTCGCAAGCGGCACCTATTTCATCGCTGAGACGGACGGCCAGATCGCCGGCTGCGGGGGCTGGACCTTCGAGAAGCCGGGCAACGGCGAACGGGTAGACGGCATCGCGCATATCCGCCACTTCGCAACGCATCCCGCCCATCATCGCAAGGGCGTTGCGCGCCTTCTGCTGCAACGCTGCCTCGATGAGGCCGCGCGTGCAGGTGCGACGATCATGAAAAGCCAATCTACGCTGTTGGCCGAGCCGTTCTACGCGTCCGCAGGTTTCAGGCGCGTGAGGCCGATCGATGTCGAAATGAGCCCCGGCATCGTTCTGCCCGTCGTAGAGATGGAGCGGTCGCTGCCCTGA
- the recR gene encoding recombination mediator RecR, with amino-acid sequence MSKRIAGPEIERLIQLLAKVPGLGPRSARRAALHLIKKKEQLLVPLAAAMGEAVDKVRVCSTCGNVDTSDPCTICTDPRRDAATLIVVEDVADLWALERASAMNVRYHVLGGTLSPLDGIRPEDLNIGSLVSRVAGGEVSEVILAVNATVEGQTTAHYITDQLAGLDVRVTRLAHGVPVGGELDYLDDGTLAAALKSRTAF; translated from the coding sequence ATGTCGAAACGAATCGCCGGTCCCGAAATCGAGCGCCTGATCCAGCTCCTTGCCAAGGTGCCGGGTCTCGGCCCGCGCTCGGCGCGCCGCGCCGCCCTGCATCTGATCAAGAAGAAAGAGCAGTTGCTGGTGCCGCTCGCGGCAGCCATGGGCGAGGCGGTCGACAAGGTGCGCGTCTGCTCGACCTGCGGCAATGTCGATACGTCCGATCCGTGCACGATCTGCACCGACCCGCGCCGCGACGCTGCGACGCTCATCGTCGTCGAGGACGTCGCCGACCTCTGGGCGCTGGAGCGCGCCTCGGCCATGAACGTGCGCTATCACGTTCTGGGCGGCACACTGTCGCCGCTGGACGGCATCCGGCCCGAGGATCTGAACATCGGTTCGCTTGTCTCGCGCGTGGCGGGTGGCGAGGTGTCGGAGGTGATCCTCGCCGTCAACGCGACCGTCGAGGGCCAGACCACGGCGCACTACATCACCGATCAGCTTGCCGGGCTCGACGTGCGGGTGACGCGGCTTGCCCACGGCGTGCCGGTGGGTGGCGAACTCGACTATCTCGACGACGGCACGCTTGCGGCTGCGCTGAAATCGCGGACGGCGTTTTGA
- a CDS encoding lytic murein transglycosylase → MLAALCLSLATLVSFPAAAQNVTAQFQSWLQNDLWPEAQAKGISAQTFNAAFGGVTPNLKLPDLVMPGQQAETPRTQHQAEFGSPGSYFAENTVGGVTAGGRSRANRLSQQLGVIEGRFGVPRGILLAIWGRESGFGRANIPHNAFEVLGTKAFIATRKDMFRKEVLAALEMVQRGHVSVAAMKSSWAGALGQPQFLPTSYLQHAVDGDGDGRADIWGSEVDTLASIANYLAHYGWVKGRDWGFEVTVPAGVSCALEGPDRGRRIADWASMGIQRVGGRPFPDHEARAEGYLLMPAGRSGPAFIVTPNFYVLKKYNESDLYALFVGHAADRISYGDRAFAGSWGRVGGLYRFDIAAMQRGLQGQGYDTGGADGLPGFRTRRSIGEWQAKNGRQPTCFPDQAIVGALK, encoded by the coding sequence ATGCTTGCGGCGTTGTGTCTGTCCCTGGCCACTCTTGTTTCATTCCCCGCCGCAGCCCAAAACGTCACCGCCCAATTCCAGTCCTGGCTGCAGAACGATCTCTGGCCGGAGGCGCAGGCGAAGGGCATTTCGGCCCAGACGTTCAACGCTGCCTTCGGCGGCGTGACGCCGAACCTCAAGCTTCCCGATCTGGTGATGCCGGGACAGCAGGCCGAGACGCCGAGGACGCAGCATCAGGCGGAGTTCGGGTCGCCGGGCAGCTATTTTGCCGAAAATACGGTTGGTGGGGTGACCGCGGGCGGCCGCAGCCGGGCAAACCGGCTGAGCCAGCAACTCGGTGTGATCGAGGGGCGATTCGGCGTGCCGCGCGGCATCCTGCTTGCCATCTGGGGTCGGGAATCCGGGTTCGGCCGCGCCAATATCCCGCACAACGCGTTCGAGGTGCTCGGCACCAAGGCGTTCATAGCGACGCGCAAGGACATGTTCCGCAAGGAAGTGCTGGCGGCGCTCGAGATGGTGCAGCGTGGCCATGTGTCGGTCGCCGCGATGAAATCGTCCTGGGCGGGCGCGCTCGGCCAGCCGCAATTCCTGCCGACATCCTATCTCCAACACGCGGTCGATGGCGACGGCGACGGGCGGGCCGATATCTGGGGTTCCGAAGTCGACACGCTGGCGTCGATCGCGAACTATCTCGCCCATTACGGCTGGGTGAAAGGGCGTGACTGGGGCTTCGAGGTGACGGTGCCCGCCGGCGTCTCCTGCGCACTTGAAGGCCCCGATCGGGGCAGGCGCATCGCGGACTGGGCGTCGATGGGCATCCAGCGCGTGGGCGGCAGGCCGTTTCCCGACCACGAGGCGCGCGCGGAGGGCTACCTGCTGATGCCGGCCGGACGCTCAGGCCCCGCCTTCATCGTCACGCCGAACTTCTACGTGCTGAAAAAGTACAATGAGAGCGATCTCTACGCGCTCTTCGTCGGGCATGCTGCCGACCGCATCAGCTATGGCGACCGCGCGTTCGCGGGCTCCTGGGGTCGTGTCGGCGGTCTCTACCGCTTCGACATCGCCGCGATGCAGCGCGGGTTGCAAGGACAGGGCTACGACACCGGCGGGGCGGACGGGCTGCCGGGTTTCCGAACGCGCCGGTCCATCGGCGAATGGCAGGCAAAGAACGGCCGCCAGCCGACCTGCTTTCCCGATCAGGCGATCGTCGGGGCGCTGAAGTAG
- a CDS encoding AI-2E family transporter, whose product MNQVAKGNDKSASPVAQDIAPPPPAPGVSRKAVTGIFIILLVYALYFGREFFMPVVLAFLFALTLTPIVRFMRKRGFPAPLSATLVVLVTATVIGLGGYLFSTPVMTLIADAPQIGRTLTERVEELRGPYDRLMQISQQIDHATDTTEETGVVKVSVQQPGILSQAAGTMLSAGTNAAIVFVLALFLLASGTMFYEKIVQSFATMTEKKRALRVVYDVEREISRYLLTVAIINAALGLAIGTGLWIIGMPTPFLWGAMAALLNFLPYIGAATTILIVAAISIVSFDSLGFALIAPAFVTLCNILEGQIITPLILGRRLELNAVAIFIAVAFWSWLWGFVGALIAVPLLVVVKVFCDHFEPLHSLGNFLAAQQTIEVEDE is encoded by the coding sequence ATGAACCAAGTCGCAAAAGGCAACGACAAGTCTGCGTCTCCCGTGGCTCAGGATATTGCGCCGCCTCCGCCCGCTCCGGGCGTCAGCCGCAAGGCTGTCACGGGCATCTTCATCATATTGCTGGTCTACGCGCTCTATTTCGGACGCGAATTCTTCATGCCCGTCGTGCTGGCTTTCCTGTTCGCGCTGACGCTGACGCCGATCGTGCGGTTCATGCGCAAGCGCGGCTTTCCCGCGCCGCTGTCGGCCACGCTCGTCGTGCTTGTCACGGCAACCGTCATCGGCCTGGGCGGGTATCTCTTCAGCACGCCGGTCATGACCCTCATCGCGGATGCGCCGCAGATCGGCCGGACGCTCACCGAGCGCGTGGAGGAACTGCGCGGTCCCTATGATCGCTTGATGCAGATATCCCAGCAGATCGATCATGCCACCGATACGACAGAGGAAACGGGGGTAGTGAAGGTTTCCGTCCAGCAACCCGGCATCCTGTCGCAGGCCGCCGGCACCATGCTGAGTGCGGGAACCAATGCCGCGATCGTTTTCGTGCTGGCGTTGTTCCTGCTCGCTTCGGGGACGATGTTTTACGAAAAGATCGTCCAGTCCTTCGCGACGATGACCGAGAAGAAGCGCGCCTTGCGCGTCGTCTACGATGTCGAGCGCGAGATTTCGCGCTACCTTCTGACCGTGGCGATCATCAATGCCGCACTCGGTCTGGCGATCGGCACCGGGCTCTGGATCATCGGCATGCCGACGCCGTTCCTCTGGGGCGCGATGGCGGCGCTTCTGAACTTCTTGCCCTATATCGGTGCGGCGACGACGATCCTCATCGTGGCCGCGATCTCGATCGTCAGCTTCGACAGTCTGGGCTTCGCCCTGATCGCACCGGCCTTCGTGACCCTATGCAACATCCTCGAGGGCCAGATCATCACGCCGCTGATCCTCGGGCGCAGGCTCGAACTCAACGCGGTGGCGATCTTCATCGCCGTCGCCTTCTGGTCGTGGCTGTGGGGATTCGTCGGCGCGCTCATCGCCGTGCCGCTGCTCGTGGTGGTCAAGGTTTTCTGCGACCATTTCGAGCCGCTGCATTCGCTCGGCAATTTCCTGGCGGCGCAACAGACGATCGAAGTCGAAGACGAATAG
- a CDS encoding Kazal-type serine protease inhibitor domain-containing protein — protein MRLLSFAKMSAAVAVFATILAACVVVEDGPGPGPGPRPPIPQEPQFCTREYAPVCAQRGGDRRTFSNDCEADRSGYRVIRDGECRGGPGGPGGPGGPGGPGRPQACTQQYAPVCAERRGNRQTFGNECVARSEGFRVISDGECRRETTPGPGPGRPGPQACTREYAPVCGQRGRDVRTFGNSCEAEAESYRIVGRGPC, from the coding sequence ATGCGTTTGTTGTCCTTTGCGAAGATGTCGGCCGCAGTGGCTGTCTTCGCGACAATTCTGGCCGCGTGCGTCGTGGTCGAGGATGGACCGGGTCCTGGGCCCGGCCCGCGCCCGCCGATCCCGCAGGAGCCGCAATTCTGCACGCGCGAATACGCGCCCGTCTGCGCCCAGCGTGGCGGCGATCGAAGGACGTTCAGCAATGATTGCGAGGCGGACCGGTCCGGCTATCGCGTGATTCGCGACGGCGAGTGCCGCGGCGGTCCGGGTGGTCCCGGTGGGCCAGGCGGCCCCGGCGGCCCCGGTCGTCCGCAGGCCTGCACGCAGCAATACGCGCCGGTTTGCGCTGAACGTCGCGGCAACCGCCAGACTTTCGGCAACGAATGCGTCGCGCGCTCGGAAGGCTTCCGCGTGATCAGCGACGGCGAATGCCGCCGCGAAACCACCCCCGGACCCGGTCCGGGACGTCCCGGTCCTCAGGCCTGCACACGCGAATACGCTCCGGTGTGCGGCCAGCGCGGCCGTGATGTGCGGACGTTCGGCAATTCGTGCGAGGCGGAAGCCGAATCTTACCGGATCGTCGGTCGCGGACCCTGCTGA
- a CDS encoding DUF6481 family protein: MAIYKEKSFAERRQSAEEARKALLERAKSRLPSADDPAVQARMAERKAIAEARAQREAEKKRLKQEKAEREERERAEREAAAEIAAKAEAEAKELAERDMVSRLLADEAERKAKRDARYAARKARQR; the protein is encoded by the coding sequence GTGGCAATCTACAAGGAAAAGAGCTTCGCCGAACGCAGGCAGTCTGCGGAAGAAGCGAGGAAAGCGCTTCTCGAGCGCGCAAAGAGCAGACTTCCCTCAGCCGATGACCCGGCTGTGCAGGCGCGCATGGCCGAGCGCAAGGCGATCGCCGAAGCGCGTGCGCAGCGCGAAGCCGAGAAGAAGCGCCTGAAGCAGGAAAAGGCCGAACGCGAGGAGCGCGAGCGCGCCGAGCGCGAGGCAGCGGCCGAGATCGCCGCCAAGGCGGAAGCCGAGGCCAAGGAATTGGCCGAACGCGATATGGTCTCGAGGCTTCTCGCCGACGAGGCAGAACGCAAGGCCAAGCGCGATGCGCGCTACGCGGCTCGCAAGGCGCGGCAGCGGTAG
- a CDS encoding LLM class flavin-dependent oxidoreductase, producing MTPLSILDLSPVPEGSDVSQSLANTLDLARHAERLGYKRYWLAEHHNMPGIASAATAVVIGHVAAGTSTIRVGAGGIMLPNHAPLMVAEAFGTLAALHPGRIDLGLGRAPGTDQVTAHALRRNMGGAVDSFPNDVVELMNYFKPEQPGQRVRAVPGMGLDVPLWILGSSLYGAQLAAMLGLPYAFASHFAPAEMENAIAIYRERFEPSEQLDKPHVMLGLNVVAAETDEEARFLFTSLQQAFVNLRTGRPGKLPAPERGFAEAIDLSAKTMLDHALSCAIVGSPETVRAGLDAFIKRTGADELMVTAQVHDHAARLRSYEILAEAHRSLQMADAAE from the coding sequence ATGACACCGCTCTCCATACTCGACCTCTCGCCCGTCCCCGAAGGCAGCGACGTTTCGCAGTCCCTCGCCAACACGCTCGACCTCGCGCGCCATGCCGAACGCCTCGGCTACAAGCGCTACTGGCTCGCCGAGCACCACAACATGCCCGGCATCGCCAGTGCCGCGACGGCGGTGGTGATCGGCCATGTGGCCGCCGGAACATCGACGATCCGCGTCGGTGCCGGCGGTATCATGCTGCCCAACCACGCCCCCTTGATGGTCGCGGAAGCCTTCGGCACGCTTGCGGCACTTCATCCCGGGCGCATCGATCTCGGGCTCGGCCGCGCACCCGGCACCGATCAGGTGACTGCGCACGCGCTTCGCCGCAACATGGGCGGCGCGGTCGATTCGTTCCCCAACGACGTCGTCGAGCTGATGAACTATTTCAAGCCGGAGCAGCCGGGCCAGCGCGTGCGCGCCGTGCCGGGCATGGGGCTGGACGTACCGCTCTGGATCCTCGGTTCGAGCCTCTACGGCGCGCAGCTCGCGGCGATGCTCGGCCTGCCCTATGCCTTCGCCTCGCATTTCGCGCCGGCCGAGATGGAGAACGCCATCGCGATCTATCGCGAGCGCTTCGAGCCGTCCGAACAGCTCGACAAGCCCCATGTCATGCTCGGCCTGAACGTCGTCGCCGCGGAAACCGACGAGGAAGCGCGGTTCCTGTTCACGTCGCTCCAGCAGGCATTCGTCAATCTGCGAACGGGTCGGCCGGGCAAGCTGCCGGCGCCCGAGCGCGGCTTTGCCGAAGCGATCGACCTCTCCGCAAAGACGATGCTCGACCACGCGCTGTCCTGCGCGATTGTCGGCTCGCCGGAGACCGTGCGCGCCGGCCTCGACGCGTTCATCAAACGCACGGGCGCGGACGAGCTGATGGTGACGGCGCAGGTCCATGATCACGCAGCGCGGCTGCGCTCGTACGAAATCCTGGCCGAGGCGCATCGCTCGCTGCAGATGGCGGACGCTGCGGAATAG
- a CDS encoding Atu2307/SP_0267 family LLM class monooxygenase yields MELGLYTFADVGTDPVTGHSVGPAERLRNLVEEIELADQLGLDFFGLGEHHRPDYAASAPAVALAAAALRTKNIRLSSAVSVLSSDDPIRVFQQFATLDNLSQGRAEIMAGRGSFVESFPLFGYELSDYDTLFAEKLEMLIALNEGEFFSWPGGKHTPKVDARGVYPRPFQDKLPLWIAVGGTPQSVARAAMLGLPLALAIIGGEPHRFAPLFKLYREAAVKFGRDPAALKTSINVHGFVAETSQEAIDTAYPPHSDVMNRIGRERGWGPSSKAQFEASAGKLGANFAGSPAEVTDKILANYEIFGFDRFVIQMAIGVMDHSKLMKAIELFGTKVAPEVRKATSRETETQPVPADA; encoded by the coding sequence ATGGAACTCGGTCTCTACACATTCGCCGACGTCGGCACCGACCCGGTAACCGGCCACAGTGTCGGTCCCGCCGAACGCCTCAGGAACCTCGTCGAGGAGATCGAGCTCGCTGACCAGCTCGGCCTCGACTTCTTCGGCCTCGGCGAGCATCACCGCCCGGATTACGCCGCGTCGGCGCCGGCGGTGGCGTTGGCGGCCGCAGCGTTGCGCACCAAGAACATCCGCCTCTCCAGCGCGGTATCCGTCTTGTCGTCCGACGATCCGATCCGGGTCTTCCAGCAATTCGCCACGCTCGACAATCTGAGCCAGGGACGCGCCGAGATCATGGCCGGGCGCGGCTCGTTCGTCGAATCCTTCCCGCTCTTCGGCTACGAATTGTCCGACTACGACACGCTGTTCGCCGAAAAGCTCGAAATGCTGATCGCGCTCAACGAGGGCGAGTTCTTCTCGTGGCCCGGCGGCAAGCACACGCCGAAGGTCGATGCGCGGGGCGTCTATCCCCGGCCGTTCCAGGACAAGCTGCCGCTGTGGATCGCGGTCGGCGGCACACCGCAATCCGTGGCGCGCGCGGCCATGCTCGGACTGCCGCTGGCGCTCGCCATCATCGGCGGCGAGCCGCACCGCTTTGCGCCGCTGTTCAAGCTTTACCGCGAGGCGGCCGTGAAGTTCGGCCGCGATCCCGCAGCACTCAAGACGTCGATCAACGTCCACGGCTTCGTCGCCGAGACGAGCCAGGAGGCGATCGACACGGCCTATCCGCCGCACTCCGACGTCATGAACCGCATCGGTCGCGAGCGCGGCTGGGGGCCGTCGTCCAAGGCGCAGTTCGAGGCGTCCGCCGGCAAGCTTGGCGCGAACTTCGCCGGCAGCCCGGCGGAGGTCACCGACAAGATCCTCGCCAATTACGAGATCTTCGGCTTCGACCGGTTCGTCATCCAGATGGCGATCGGCGTGATGGACCATTCCAAGCTGATGAAGGCGATCGAATTGTTCGGCACGAAGGTCGCTCCCGAGGTCCGCAAGGCGACTTCGCGAGAAACGGAGACGCAGCCCGTCCCGGCAGACGCCTAG
- the uxuA gene encoding mannonate dehydratase: protein MKHTWRWFGPVDKVTIADARQAGAQGIVTALHHIPYGAVWTPDEIARRQDEVRRMPDGSPSTLEWEVVESLPISEAIKTQTGAWRAHIDAYRTSLENLAAAGIFTVCYNFMPVLDWTRTALAWRLPNGGTTMRFELNDFAAFDIHIFKRPGAAESFEPAVAEEAGRRFAAMDDAARTMLSRSINAGLPGAAESYSLDDLRAQIATYDGIDADRLRNNLIDFLSEVVPTAERLGMRLCCHPDDPPFPLLGLPRIMSSEADYRAVLDAVDSPASGATLCTGSLGAHPGNDLPGMVERLGPRIHFVHLRNVTRETPGTPCTFHEAEHLGGGTDMVAVIAALLREEARRRAEGRADAEIPMRPDHGQDILDDLKRGAQPGYPAIGRLKGLAELRGVEMALSRSRTP from the coding sequence ATGAAACACACCTGGCGCTGGTTCGGCCCAGTCGACAAGGTCACGATCGCCGATGCGCGCCAGGCCGGCGCGCAAGGCATCGTCACCGCGCTGCATCACATTCCCTACGGCGCGGTCTGGACGCCCGACGAGATCGCCAGGCGGCAGGACGAGGTTCGCCGCATGCCCGACGGCTCGCCCTCCACGCTTGAATGGGAGGTGGTCGAAAGTCTGCCGATCTCTGAGGCGATCAAGACCCAAACAGGCGCGTGGCGCGCGCATATCGACGCCTACCGCACCTCGCTCGAAAATCTCGCAGCAGCCGGCATTTTCACGGTCTGCTACAATTTCATGCCGGTGCTCGACTGGACCCGCACCGCGCTCGCGTGGCGTCTTCCCAATGGCGGGACGACGATGCGCTTCGAGCTGAACGACTTCGCCGCCTTCGACATCCATATCTTCAAGCGCCCCGGCGCCGCCGAGAGTTTCGAGCCCGCGGTGGCCGAGGAGGCCGGCCGTCGCTTCGCCGCCATGGACGATGCGGCGCGCACCATGCTGTCCCGCTCGATCAATGCCGGCCTGCCCGGAGCCGCCGAGAGCTATTCGCTCGACGATCTGCGCGCCCAGATCGCCACCTATGACGGGATCGATGCGGACCGGCTGCGCAACAACCTCATCGACTTCCTGTCGGAGGTGGTTCCGACTGCTGAGAGGCTCGGCATGCGGCTTTGCTGCCATCCCGACGACCCGCCCTTCCCGCTTCTCGGCCTGCCGCGCATCATGTCGAGCGAGGCCGACTATCGCGCCGTCCTCGATGCGGTCGACAGCCCGGCCAGCGGCGCGACGCTCTGCACCGGCTCGCTTGGCGCACACCCCGGCAACGATTTGCCCGGCATGGTCGAGCGACTCGGGCCGCGCATCCATTTCGTGCATCTGCGCAACGTGACGCGCGAGACGCCCGGCACGCCCTGCACATTCCACGAGGCGGAGCATCTGGGGGGCGGCACCGACATGGTTGCGGTCATCGCCGCACTGCTGCGCGAAGAGGCGCGGCGACGCGCTGAGGGGCGGGCCGATGCCGAAATCCCGATGCGCCCGGATCACGGACAGGACATCCTCGACGATCTGAAGCGCGGCGCTCAACCAGGCTACCCCGCGATCGGCCGCCTGAAGGGGCTCGCCGAGCTGCGCGGCGTCGAGATGGCGCTTTCACGGTCACGCACCCCGTAG